One segment of Candidatus Spechtbacterales bacterium DNA contains the following:
- the glmS gene encoding glutamine--fructose-6-phosphate transaminase (isomerizing) has product MCGIIGYIGKQSDPRVGLEALKRLEYRGYDSAGMAYYDPGTKKISSEKAVGRVSLLEEKLGARKLVGAPFIFHTRWATHGVPSKKNAHPHVDCTGDFYIVHNGIVENYRELKQWLNEQDSGTHEFKSETDTEVLAHLVEYFYKENLLEAVQQTLNMVRGTYGIAVISSRAPDELVAARLGSPLLIGVGQDGYFVSSDPSGVLAHTKQVVYLEDNEIVKLTSSDMKVLSKDTVKLPKVEEIEWDLEEAQKGGYEHFMLKETMEQPESIESTFRGRLVPDEGNVKLGGLELVADKLKDIKKIHIVACGTAYYAGMIGKYMLEEYAGIPVEVDLGSEFRYRKPILNKKQTAFLCISQSGETADTLASLKEAKMKGVLTLGIVNVVGSTIARETDAGIYNHAGPEIGVASTKAFTSQLTALALLTVFLGRQRNMSLTAGKEITEEIKKLPKLVKEILDDADKIKKLAQKYKGYPNMFYLGRKYNYPVAMEGALKIKEVSYMHAESYAGGEMKHGPIALIDKNFPTFAIMPRDSVFEKMMSNMEEIKARSGPIIIMTTKGNNSANSLTEDLVYIPETIEMLSPILSVIPLQLFAYHVGVMRGLNVDKPRNLAKSVTVE; this is encoded by the coding sequence ATGTGTGGAATAATCGGCTATATAGGTAAACAGTCAGATCCGAGGGTGGGCTTGGAGGCTTTAAAGCGCCTTGAATATAGAGGGTATGATTCTGCTGGGATGGCTTATTACGACCCCGGCACAAAAAAGATATCATCTGAAAAGGCGGTAGGCAGAGTTAGTTTGCTGGAAGAAAAACTTGGCGCGAGGAAGCTTGTTGGAGCTCCTTTTATTTTTCATACAAGATGGGCTACTCATGGTGTTCCCAGTAAAAAAAATGCGCATCCACATGTGGATTGCACCGGAGATTTTTATATTGTACATAATGGCATTGTGGAAAATTACAGGGAACTTAAGCAGTGGCTTAACGAGCAGGATTCAGGCACACATGAGTTTAAATCAGAAACCGATACGGAGGTTTTAGCTCATTTGGTAGAGTATTTTTATAAAGAAAATTTACTTGAGGCGGTTCAACAGACGTTAAACATGGTTAGAGGAACTTACGGCATAGCTGTAATTTCCAGTAGGGCGCCTGATGAGCTTGTCGCGGCGCGCCTGGGTAGCCCTCTTTTAATCGGAGTAGGGCAAGATGGATATTTTGTATCCAGCGATCCATCCGGAGTTTTGGCTCACACAAAACAGGTAGTCTATCTTGAAGATAATGAAATAGTAAAACTTACTTCAAGTGATATGAAAGTTTTAAGCAAAGACACCGTGAAACTTCCTAAGGTGGAAGAGATAGAGTGGGACCTGGAAGAGGCACAGAAAGGAGGATATGAGCATTTTATGTTAAAGGAAACAATGGAACAGCCCGAAAGTATAGAGAGTACATTTCGCGGAAGGCTTGTTCCTGACGAGGGCAACGTAAAACTTGGCGGACTTGAACTTGTAGCAGATAAACTAAAAGACATAAAAAAGATACACATAGTGGCTTGTGGTACGGCATATTACGCGGGCATGATAGGTAAGTATATGCTGGAAGAATATGCAGGTATTCCAGTAGAGGTGGATCTGGGAAGTGAATTTAGATACAGAAAACCCATTTTAAATAAAAAACAGACAGCTTTTCTTTGTATTTCGCAGTCAGGTGAGACAGCGGATACTTTAGCGTCTTTGAAAGAGGCAAAAATGAAAGGTGTTTTGACACTCGGTATAGTAAATGTCGTAGGGTCCACAATAGCGCGCGAGACTGACGCGGGAATATATAATCATGCGGGACCCGAAATTGGAGTAGCTTCCACGAAAGCTTTTACATCACAGCTTACAGCTCTGGCTCTTTTGACCGTATTTTTAGGGCGCCAGCGCAACATGTCTTTGACTGCAGGGAAGGAGATTACAGAAGAGATTAAAAAATTACCCAAACTGGTTAAAGAAATACTGGATGATGCGGATAAAATAAAAAAACTTGCCCAAAAATACAAGGGTTATCCTAACATGTTCTATTTGGGCAGAAAATATAACTACCCTGTGGCAATGGAGGGGGCGCTTAAAATAAAAGAGGTGTCTTACATGCACGCTGAAAGCTACGCGGGAGGGGAGATGAAACATGGGCCGATAGCTTTGATAGATAAAAACTTTCCAACTTTTGCCATAATGCCGCGCGATAGTGTGTTTGAAAAAATGATGAGTAATATGGAAGAAATAAAAGCAAGGAGCGGTCCTATAATTATAATGACAACAAAAGGAAATAATTCAGCTAACTCTCTTACCGAAGACTTGGTATACATACCCGAAACAATTGAGATGTTAAGCCCAATACTTAGTGTTATACCTCTCCAGCTTTTCGCGTACCATGTCGGCGTAATGAGAGGGCTTAATGTGGATAAACCCAGGAATCTTGCCAAGAGCGTTACAGTAGAGTAG
- a CDS encoding HD domain-containing protein, producing the protein MQGTILISKAVEIAARAHAGQTDKAGNPYIEHPLRVMLKVKGDVAKAVAALHDVLEDTDLTVEDLRAEDIPEEVIEIVELLTKVPGEEYEKQVRRTLKHPIAKQVKKADVEDNSSAKRLKSLDKETQDRLKKKYALALSILKE; encoded by the coding sequence GTGCAAGGAACTATTCTTATTTCAAAAGCTGTAGAAATTGCAGCACGCGCCCATGCGGGACAAACCGACAAAGCGGGAAACCCTTACATAGAGCATCCGCTACGCGTAATGTTAAAGGTAAAGGGAGACGTGGCAAAAGCGGTAGCGGCATTACATGATGTTCTTGAAGACACAGACTTAACCGTAGAGGATTTGCGAGCAGAAGATATACCCGAAGAGGTAATAGAGATAGTAGAGCTTCTCACAAAAGTTCCCGGAGAAGAGTATGAAAAACAAGTTAGAAGAACTTTAAAGCACCCCATAGCCAAACAGGTTAAAAAAGCTGACGTAGAGGACAACTCAAGCGCGAAGCGGCTCAAATCACTTGATAAAGAGACGCAAGATCGTCTTAAGAAAAAGTACGCGCTCGCTCTTTCTATTTTGAAAGAATAA
- a CDS encoding DUF5679 domain-containing protein, translating to MAEELKGLCMRCRDENSKPQMRVMKDVKVEEKNNRYSAKGTCEVCGGNMFKFLSKDDAAKHQN from the coding sequence ATGGCAGAAGAACTAAAAGGTCTTTGCATGCGTTGCAGAGACGAAAATAGTAAGCCGCAAATGCGCGTAATGAAAGATGTTAAGGTTGAAGAAAAAAACAACCGATACTCCGCAAAAGGCACATGCGAAGTATGTGGAGGGAATATGTTTAAATTCCTTTCCAAAGACGACGCAGCAAAACACCAGAACTAA
- a CDS encoding peptidase C39 family protein: MENFEKNEAEKSESNEREVPFFKQTTPLNCGPSVLRMAVAYFDKDLGIDVFEKATGTKEGKSLSTIQIAIAAASLGYGVDFYSTHPVFNPENEELDYYQKYSDSDRGSSEERLERAKENNVSVHEQSLELDELLGFLGDNSIPIVLLNWSIVKGEDAGYQGHFVPVVDYDENNVYIHNSGFLDGSANMPIKREVFDKARKSKGTDEDVVVVFKKK, translated from the coding sequence ATGGAAAATTTTGAAAAAAATGAGGCGGAAAAATCGGAAAGCAATGAGCGTGAAGTGCCGTTTTTTAAGCAGACAACGCCTTTGAATTGCGGTCCCTCTGTTTTACGCATGGCAGTTGCATATTTTGACAAAGATCTGGGCATAGATGTTTTTGAAAAGGCGACAGGAACAAAGGAAGGCAAATCACTTTCAACCATTCAGATAGCAATAGCCGCGGCCTCTTTGGGGTATGGGGTTGATTTTTATTCAACTCACCCTGTTTTTAATCCAGAGAATGAGGAACTTGATTATTACCAAAAGTACAGCGATTCTGACAGAGGAAGTTCGGAAGAACGCCTGGAACGAGCAAAAGAAAATAATGTGAGCGTGCATGAACAAAGCTTGGAACTTGATGAATTGCTCGGTTTTTTAGGTGACAACAGTATTCCCATAGTTCTTTTGAACTGGAGTATTGTAAAAGGCGAAGATGCGGGATATCAGGGGCATTTTGTGCCTGTTGTAGATTACGACGAAAATAACGTTTACATACACAACTCCGGCTTTTTGGATGGTTCTGCAAACATGCCAATTAAAAGAGAGGTTTTTGATAAAGCAAGAAAGTCAAAAGGTACAGATGAGGATGTTGTGGTTGTGTTTAAAAAGAAGTAA